A window of Mustela erminea isolate mMusErm1 chromosome 19, mMusErm1.Pri, whole genome shotgun sequence genomic DNA:
tggaactccagtattatgacctgtgctgaagacagtcgcttaaccaactgagctacccaggcactgtCCTTGCACATTTTAGATACCAATGCCAGGTCAGTATTACACTTTGCAAGTATCTCCATCCATTGATTTACTTTGTCCTTGTTGTCTTTTGTTGAACAGAAAATCCTTCATCAAATTAAACAGTTTTTGCCTTATGATTAGTCCATCTGAAGTTTTAAAGTCTTTCGTCACCCCTGAGGCACAGAAATGTTCTCTTCCATTATCTTCCATTAGCTTTATGGTTTGACCCTTAGCTTTTGGGTCTTTATGCAATGTGGTGTTAAGTACCAGTGTTATACCCATTTGagtgatgggaaaactgaggcatggagaaagTAAGTCATAGGGttaagtaagtggcagagctggagttCACATCCAGGCAGCCTGGCTTCAGAAACTCTGTTCTCAGCTGCTACTTCATGCTGCTTTCCCACAGAATGAGAAGTTGATGTGGGCAGGCTTTAAATGCCAATCATCCTCCTAACAACCCAGAGCAGTAGGTCCTGTTAGtaccagagaaggaaacagagactccCCAAAAGCTAGTTTCTTCCCATCCAAAACCAGATCCTTCAGACTCCACtctctgtgcttttatttatttatttttaatttatttttaagtaatccctatatccagtgtgggccttgaactcacaaccccaacatcaagaatcttatgctcaaccaactgagccagccaggagtccccagcctgtgtgtgtgcttttaaaCACTAAACTACAGTCTCCCCTATAGGAACCGAGGACCGTGGACACCAAAGGATGATGGCTTCCTCCTTTGGAGAGATTACTTGTTCTTTGCACAAGTGGGTCCCTCTGACTTTTTAGGTCTTCAGCCAAATGCCCCCTCCTCCGAGAAGCCCTTGCTGACTGCCTGTGGGAAACAGCCTACCCTCTTAATTGTCTAACACGAAACCCCTTTAGATCCTTCATGGATAACATTTATTATCACATAGAAATCCTCACAATTCACAGTTATTTAGTTTAGTTGTTGATTTTCTGTAAATCCCCTGAGGgcagagtttgtttgtttgcttatttatttatttatttataagattttatttatttatttgacagagacaggcacagcaagagagggaacacaagcagggggagtgggagagggagaagcaggcttcccgggaGCAGGcagccctttgtggggctccatcccaggaccccaggatcatgacctgaaccgatggcagctgcttaaggactgagccacccaggttcctcgaGGGCAGAGTTTATTGCCACTTGACTGGTAAACAGTTCAAAACAAAAACTCCCAGTATTTCTCTGCATCTCTTCCTAACAAAATTTCCCCAGTTTCAGTAAATAGCAGCTCCGTTTAGTATGCGGTTGCTCAGGCTGAAGCCTTGAGGTTTCCTTGGCTGTCTTTTCTCTCACATTCCTCATCTGATGTCAGCACTGTCCAACAATCTCTTCAAGCAGATCCAGAATCTGCGCCCCCCCTTAACTTCCCTGAGAACTTCACCTGGTCCAAGAAACTTCACCTCCTGCCTGAGCTCCTGAAGCGCAGTCACCTCCACACCAACCTTTTCACCATCTTCCCAAATCAGATGTGCCAGGctggctcctgcctcagggcctttgcatgggTGTTCTCTGCATGGGGTGCTGCTTCCCAGATGTGCActtgcctctctcccttcatccttccgtgtttttgtttgtttgttttattttttgctttttaatgttaCCACCTAAGGTCTCTTCCCCAGACCAAcctatttaaaatagcaattctggggcatctggctgactcagttggtagagcatgtgacttgatctcaggtttgtgattGCAAGCATCATGTGGGCATGGaacttacataaaaaataaaataactccacTCACTCTCCCAACCCAACATTCCTTATCCTTTATCTCTGCTTTTTTGCCATGGTTCACATTGCCACTTCAGTCTatctccttgttttttgttttaattgtgttTCCTTTCAAAGAACATGAGCTCTATGAGGCAGAAGTTTTATCTAATTAACTGTTTAGCAGCTGTGTCTGCAACAGTGCCTGGTGATAAGTGCTGGTATTTGGTAAATAAAGTATTTACCAGCACCAATACAACAAATAAAGTATTACCAACACCCAGGAGGGTGCCTACAGATGGTCACCACAGAACAAATGCtgaaaaaagtaactttttttgttgttgttgttttaagtaagttctgtgcccagcatggggtttgaactccagaccctgagatcaagagtcatatgctctaccagctgcaccacccaggcaccccaaaggtaACACTTTTTAGACACTGAAAATTTGAGGGGTTGTTGTTGACACCCTAAGGTGATATTCTATAGAGAACCATGCAAGTAATAATAAGGGTGGAAATGCTTGACATTCATCATAACAGTGCTGTGAGGAGAAATAATGtgctccttttacagatgaaaaaatatagAGGGGCACTGAGTTCTGTTTTGTTCAAAGCAGGAACTTGGTGACTTGAGCATTTAATTACTGCATTTGGGGTCATTGAACAAAGGTGCTTGGTGGGGGAGATAAAAGGACAGGGTACTTGGCAGATAATAGGGTCTAGACATGGAGGCCCCCTGGGTACTGAACCCTAAAACACCAATCTTGTGtactattgatttttttgtagGCATAGGGATTCAGGGACAGGGAATACTGGCAAAGTGGGGGATAGGACACTTGGAAGACCCCAAACTATGTGAGAATGAACTTCTATGAGGATTTAATATTAGCTGTGATGTGATTAATCATTCAGATGCACCTAGAATATTGTTGGGGCAGATTCTGGACACAAGAGAATATTTTCAGTATGAACTATCACGGAAATTTAGAACCTTCTTGAGCACCAAACAGAGAAGTGTCTAGAATGTTGGcaataaatgaatatttgaagGGGTGTAGAATGTTGTCAAGGACGTTCCATTCACAGGACATGAAATATGGTTGAAATGGGCCAATGCATGCATTAAGGGTGTCCCACAGACAGAACATTCAGATGGCCATCTGGGGTTATGCTGACAGCAGGAGTCGTGGAACATTGTCCAGGTTGGAATGTTGAGGATACCGAGGCATTTCCGGATGCAGTACCTGGGGCACCATGATACTGGGAGTGACTGGATGCTTCTGAAACACGAAACATCCACTGGGATCGGACACATTGAGAACACGGATCGCTGGTTAAGTGAAACTTTGGGAGGGGCTGAGAAGGGCTGGGCTAATGGGTCAAAGGAGTGAGGAAGGCAcgcagggaggaaggagacaggtGAGCCAACCTGGCTTTTATTGTGGGCTCTTCGTCCATTTCTGCTCCTGAGTTCTATGTTTTCGAATTGTGTCTCGAATCCATAGAACATACTGAGAGACTCGAGTGTAGACACCAGGCCGGTTGGGCTGCCCGCATGGGAAGTCTCCCCAGGAGATGATGCCATGGAGTGTTCCGTTACAGATCAGGGGGCCCCCGGAGTCGCCCtgagtgggggaagagagagaggtggggtccttggtggagtgagagagaaacagggaagacAAGACGACAAACACGGAGGAACGGAGGAACAccgaaagagaaacaaagaaaaatggagcTGGATGTGCATGGAGACCAAGATTAAGAAGCTTCTCTCTCCATGTTTTTCTCTGCTCCTCAGTCTGTTAGAGTGGTGACACGTCACTTTAATACCCACTCCTGGCTCTCTGGcactcctaccccaccccacccccaccctgctgtgGCTTTATGGTTCCCTGGCGCCATCTTACTACTGAGTAAACTCATCCAGGTCTGTATGTGACACAGGTACTTCCACTTCTCCGCCCTGGACCCAAGACAGACATCATCGATTAGTCAAGGCACacatcattaattcattcatcattcTTTCCTACTGACCCAAAACTCAGTCTCAGGAGCCTCCTCTATTGGAcataggttttgtttcttttgtttgtggaGGTTTTCAGCCATATAGTATCATTTCCCCTTATTTTGGTAACTGCCTCctgattttctgttttggggAAAGGCCCCTCCCTTTACCTCAATACTTGTTTGTCCCTGCCCCTTCCTGACCCACATAGTCCCATGACAGACTTGGTCCATCAGAGAATCGCACAGTCCTGGTTAGAGTGACGGTTCAGGACACATGACCTGAGTCAGACTAGTGAGACTCATACTCAAAATGCTCATGTAAACCATTGGAAAATTCTTTTTAGTCAAGTAGCGTAGGAGGGTGGGATGTAAGCCCAAAGCTGCTGGGGCCATCTTGCTATTGTATGGGAAAAGCTTAATTGagaatgaagacaaaaacaagagagaagagcagagttGAAAAGAGACAGAGTCCTAAACACATTATTTGTGCACCTGGATCCATCTGTACCTGAAACAAGACACACCTGGAGTTTTCCGTTACAAAAGCCAGCGTGTCTTGCTTAAGCTAGTTGgatgggtttctgtcacttgtaaCTGAAAGAATGCCAACCTTTATGAATCTCAACACAGGAATCTGGACAGCCACTGTCCATCAAAAGCTGAGGCTTACAGTGAATTATATTCTCCTGCCATAGGTACTCTCTTTTTATCTTGACCCTCAGTACCGGGggaaatgccattttaaaagattgctgcctgggcatctgggtggctcagtcattaagtgtctgcctttggctcgggtcatgatcccagggtcctaggactgagccccacactgggatctctcctcagtgggaagcctgcttctccctctcccacttcccctgcttgtgttccctctcttgctgtctctctgtcaaataaataaatagaatcttaaaaaaattaaaataataaaaagattgcTTCCCCTAAGGCTAGAAGCAAGTCCTTTCCCCTCAGCATCTGTCCCCACCTCCATCCTCCTGGCCCACAGCAACCCACTACCCCCTTGTTCTCACCTCGCAGGAGTCCTTGCCGCCCTCCTTTGAGCCCGCACACAGCATGTTGGGTGTGATCTTCCCTGGGTAGACTTGACGACACTCCTCATCTGAGCGTAGCTGGATGTTGGCACATTGTAAGGTTTGGGGGTAAGTcactggggaagagagagaggagggtctGAGGGTGTCTGTCTAGGACAGACTATGAGGTGGGAGTTAAACAGGAGAGTCTGTAGAAAACGGATGCAAAGGGGATGGTGTTGAAGAGGTAGAGAGATGGAGCATGTGTCTGGGTAAAGTGATGGAGGAGGCAGGTATGGAGAGAAACAGGAGGGAAGtggaagggaagatggaaagaatGCATGCAGACTGGGAAGGAAAAGCCATAGAAAGTCGGGAGCCGAGGAGAGGGACGGTGGGAGATGGTGAGACAGAGGGCCGGGGATGGGAAGAACAGGGGAGAAAGATGACAAgtcagggaggaagagggaatgagACAGGAAGCCTGGGCACAAAGAAGGAGATGCAAAGGGCCCTTGTTGCTCTAAGGATCAACCTTCTATTCATGCATGTGTCCTTTTTACACAAAGGATAAACCTACATTTCCTTACATTTAACAGATCAATACCTGCCGATATTTCAAATTTGCAAgtcacatatttatttaaatatattcatgtataatttatataatacaaaatttatatgcaaacatttaaataaatacacaaataatagAATTTATGATTTAGAAAATCTGTATAATCTGTATATACAAATGCAtagtgatatatatttatatatacatgtaaaatatggcatatattgccatatttgtttttattaatttatatatttagataaagGATATATAGGTTTATATGATAGTTGATCTATGACATATATAATCTATGACTTTACAATtctatgtacatttatataagGGATATATAATGTAACtttatacatatttacaaatttatatatatttataaaggatATAGAACTATGTAATCTATACATATAACTTTATAAATAGACATTTGTTTAAAGGATATATGTAACATaactatatttatacatttatatttatatggagATAGATAacacatatatgtgatatataacatataactGTATATctgttgttatttatatttataaaggaaTCCGCCTCCAGCCTTCCCTCCCATTTCTGTCCCACTGACCCCTCAGGCCACCTGTGAGGCTACCTACCCTGGGGGCTGGTGGTGGTGCCCCAGCCAGACACCCGACAGCAGGTACCAGCAGGGAGACAGTCGttgtgggagagaggcaggacaCGGATGTGGCTCGTGAGCTGGACCGGGGACTGCAGCTCCAGAAGCATGATGTCATGGTCATGGTTCAGGTGGGTGGGGCTGATCTGGTATTGAGGGTGGGGGATAGAGCGGACTACCTCCCTCACCTGCTCTCCGGCCTCCACGCGCCCCAGGGCATGCTTGCCCAGGTAAACTCTGTACCCTCTGTGGGTGCAGGAAGGGGTGATTAGAGAGGATAAGCCCATCTCCACCACCTTTCTCCTCTCCAGACATCTTCCACACCTCAACTCCAATCCCATTCCCAACCCCAGCATTAACTCTGACCTCATCCTCTAACCAGATccactcccccaccaccccagtcCCGTTCTCGCCCCAACCCTCATGCTGCCTTGACCCCCACATACTCCTTCAGACAGTGTGCTGCAGTGAGAACCCATTTGGGGTGGACCAGGACTCCCCCACAGAACAGGCGCCCCTGCACTAGCAGGGCTGCCTGCCAGGGCTGAGAGTGGGGACGGCAGGTGTAGCCACCCGGGAGAAACCCGCTGGTCCCATTGGTGCCGTTGAGAATCTTGGGATATTCCTGTGAGATGCCtagtaaagaagagaaaatgttaggGAATTGGGAtccagaggggaaaggaggcgCTG
This region includes:
- the KLK13 gene encoding kallikrein-13 isoform X2 encodes the protein MWPLAAVIAFLMVALSGVTYPQTLQCANIQLRSDEECRQVYPGKITPNMLCAGSKEGGKDSCEGDSGGPLICNGTLHGIISWGDFPCGQPNRPGVYTRVSQYVLWIRDTIRKHRTQEQKWTKSPQ
- the KLK13 gene encoding kallikrein-13 isoform X1 translates to MWPLAAVIAFLMVALSGGISQEYPKILNGTNGTSGFLPGGYTCRPHSQPWQAALLVQGRLFCGGVLVHPKWVLTAAHCLKEGYRVYLGKHALGRVEAGEQVREVVRSIPHPQYQISPTHLNHDHDIMLLELQSPVQLTSHIRVLPLSHNDCLPAGTCCRVSGWGTTTSPQVTYPQTLQCANIQLRSDEECRQVYPGKITPNMLCAGSKEGGKDSCEGDSGGPLICNGTLHGIISWGDFPCGQPNRPGVYTRVSQYVLWIRDTIRKHRTQEQKWTKSPQ